One Pleuronectes platessa chromosome 9, fPlePla1.1, whole genome shotgun sequence genomic region harbors:
- the LOC128448206 gene encoding urokinase plasminogen activator surface receptor gives MMKLLLSLTLIWALSSTGEALVCETCTNVTCSATVPVPCPTETMCITASIQAVSSGTPGQQIYKACAPPSLCPATGSQTFSVNLGVSSALASATCCNTDNCNSNTLPFPVVPAVNSLQCHVCNPVTSDCNSSVQCKGTEDRCFQASVTSVAGTAQAFGCASTNLCAAAASLGSLPFIQGVAANISGPACCETSLCNTLTTPTTASDACFVRMGMLHLLIGLLIFILF, from the exons ATGATGAAGCTGCTTCTTTCTCTGACTCTCATCTGGGCGCTCTCCAGCACAG GTGAAGCACTTGTGTGTGAAACTTGTACGAATGTTACCTGTTCAGCCACAGTACCAGTTCCATGTCCCACAGAAACGATGTGTATCACAGCTTCCATTCAAG CCGTTTCATCTGGGACTCCTGGACAGCAAATCTACAAGGcctgtgcccccccctccctgtgtccAGCCACAGGCTCTCAGACATTTTCAGTGAACTTGGGTGTTTCCAGTGCACTTGCAAGTGCTACATGCTGCAACACAGACAACTGCAACTCCAACACTCTGCCTT tcCCTGTGGTTCCAGCAGTTAACAGTCTACAGTGTCACGTTTGTAACCCCGTCACCTCTGATTGCAACTCTTCAGTACAATGTAAGGGAACAGAGGATCGCTGCTTTCAAGCCAGTG TGACAAGTGTGGCAGGCACTGCTCAAGCTTTTGGCTGTGCATCTACAAatctgtgtgcagctgctgccaGCCTGGGGTCACTGCCTTTCATACAAGGTGTTGCTGCCAATATCAGTGGACCAGCCTGTTGTGAGACTAGTTTGTGTAACACCCTCACTACACCAACCACTGCCAGTGATGCCTGTTTTGTCAGAATGGGAATGCTGCATCTGCTGATTGGACTCCTCATTTTCATCCTATTTTAG
- the LOC128448208 gene encoding phospholipase A2 inhibitor and Ly6/PLAUR domain-containing protein-like encodes MMKLLLSLTLIWALSSTGEALVCETCTNVTCSATVPVTCPTETMCITASIQAVSSGTPGQQIYKACAPPSLCPATGSSTFSVNLGVSSALASATCCNADSCNSNTLPFPVVPADNSLQCHVCNPVTSDCSLPLQCKGTEDLCFQASVTNAGGTSPAFGCASTNLCAAAASLGSLPFMQSVGSITSGPACCGTSLCNTLTTTTTTTTASDACCVRMGMLHLLIGLLIFILF; translated from the exons ATGATGAAGCTGCTTCTTTCTCTGACTCTCATCTGGGCGCTCTCCAGCACAG GTGAAGCACTTGTGTGTGAAACTTGTACGAATGTTACCTGTTCAGCCACAGTACCAGTTACATGTCCAACAGAAACGATGTGTATCACAGCTTCCATTCAAG CCGTTTCATCTGGGACTCCTGGACAGCAAATCTACAAGGcctgtgcccccccctccctgtgtccAGCCACTGGCTCTTCTACATTTTCAGTTAACTTGGGTGTTTCCAGTGCACTTGCAAGTGCTACATGCTGCAACGCAGACAGCTGCAACTCCAACACTCTGCCTT tcCCTGTGGTTCCAGCAGATAACAGTCTACAGTGTCACGTTTGTAACCCCGTCACCTCTGATTGCAGCCTTCCACTACAATGTAAGGGAACAGAGGATCTCTGCTTTCAAGCCAGTG TGACAAATGCGGGCGGCACTTCTCCAGCTTTTGGCTGTGCATCTACAAatctgtgtgcagctgctgccaGCCTGGGGTCACTGCCTTTCATGCAAAGTGTTGGTAGCATTACCAGTGGACCAGCCTGTTGTGGGACTAGTTTGTGTAACACTCTCACTACAACAAcgacta CAACCACTGCCAGTGATGCCTGTTGTGTCAGAATGGGAATGCTGCATCTGCTGATTGGACTCCTCATTTTCATCCTGTTTTAG
- the LOC128448745 gene encoding integumentary mucin C.1-like: protein MVATTTTSPITAATTPTTTKTTPSTTNPTTTKTTTTPTTTTTTPMTTTTAPTTTTTAATTSTAPTTTTAPTTATIPPTTATTAPTTATTAPAVASTTTTTTATTSTTTSTQAATTTTASDACCVRMGMLHLLIGLLIFILF from the coding sequence atggTCGCAACTACAACTACTTCCCCAATTACAGCagcaactaccccaactacaacaaaaaCTACCCCATCAACCACTAACCCAACAAccacaaaaacaaccacaaccccaactacaacaaccactaccccaatgacaacaactactgccccaactacaacaaccactgctgCAACTACAAGcactgccccaacaacaactactgccccaactacagcaaccattcccccaactacagcaaccactgcaccaactacagcaaccactGCCCCAGCGGTTGCTTCCACAACCACAACTACTACTGCCACCACATCTACAACAACCTCGACACAGGCAGCTACAACGACCACTGCCAGTGATGCCTGTTGTGTCAGAATGGGAATGCTGCACCTGCTGATTGgactcctcatcttcatcctgttttag